A DNA window from archaeon BMS3Bbin15 contains the following coding sequences:
- a CDS encoding transcription elongation factor NusA-like protein — translation METLRLSANEISYIALFESNTGAVTRDCIVDDSEGKIIFVVKKGDMGIAIGKKGVNVARVRQTLGKKVEIIEHGETPEEFVKNILNTYRVKDVEVEDNNGKKIVKVKVDPRDKNQVIGRKGKNLEKVKMLLSRHHGIDDVIII, via the coding sequence ATGGAAACCTTAAGGCTTTCCGCCAATGAAATCAGTTATATCGCCCTTTTTGAAAGCAATACGGGAGCAGTCACCAGAGATTGTATAGTCGACGATAGTGAAGGTAAAATTATATTTGTGGTGAAGAAAGGCGACATGGGTATTGCTATAGGTAAGAAGGGCGTAAATGTTGCAAGAGTCAGACAGACTCTTGGAAAGAAAGTCGAAATAATTGAACATGGCGAGACCCCTGAAGAATTTGTCAAGAATATCCTCAATACCTATCGCGTTAAAGATGTTGAGGTTGAGGACAATAATGGCAAAAAGATAGTAAAGGTTAAGGTTGACCCCAGAGACAAGAATCAGGTCATAGGAAGAAAAGGAAAAAATCTTGAAAAAGTTAAAATGCTTTTATCAAGGCATCATGGCATTGATGATGTAATAATTATTTAA